Proteins found in one Brachyspira murdochii DSM 12563 genomic segment:
- a CDS encoding undecaprenyl-diphosphate phosphatase: MIKAVILGFIQAITEFLPVSSSGHLRIAEYFLNFHAENILSFEVALHFGTFLATCIIFHKDIIKAISGFFLGLKDAKNSSRNNEGFRTSLMVIIASIPVAAVGPLLEEYLSNLEIQRIGLNLVITGSILLLTRKFDKNTYINDTKDVFSMSYYNAFIIGLAQAIAVFPGISRSGMTISIALFIGLNRDWAGRFSFLISLPAIFGALLLSIKDLADFNITYALVGFITAFIFGIIALKFLMAFLKKGKLFYFGFYCMIVGIAVLVYFMGL; this comes from the coding sequence ATGATTAAAGCTGTAATATTAGGTTTTATACAAGCTATAACTGAATTTTTACCAGTATCTAGTTCCGGGCATTTAAGAATAGCAGAATATTTTCTTAATTTTCATGCAGAAAACATATTATCATTTGAGGTAGCTCTGCATTTCGGTACTTTTTTAGCCACATGTATAATATTTCATAAAGATATTATTAAAGCCATAAGCGGATTTTTTTTAGGATTAAAAGATGCTAAAAATTCTAGCAGAAATAATGAAGGTTTTAGAACATCATTAATGGTGATAATAGCGTCTATACCTGTTGCCGCAGTAGGACCTCTTTTAGAAGAATATTTAAGTAATTTAGAAATACAAAGAATAGGTCTTAATCTTGTTATAACAGGTTCTATATTGCTTCTAACTAGAAAGTTTGATAAAAACACTTATATTAATGATACGAAAGATGTATTTAGTATGAGTTATTATAATGCCTTTATAATAGGATTAGCTCAGGCAATTGCAGTTTTTCCCGGTATTTCAAGGTCTGGCATGACTATAAGTATAGCGTTATTTATAGGATTAAATAGAGATTGGGCTGGCAGATTTTCTTTTTTGATATCACTTCCTGCAATATTTGGGGCTTTGCTTTTATCAATAAAGGATTTAGCAGATTTTAATATAACTTATGCTTTGGTTGGATTTATCACAGCATTCATTTTTGGTATTATAGCATTAAAATTTTTAATGGCATTTTTAAAGAAAGGCAAACTTTTCTACTTCGGTTTTTACTGTATGATAGTTGGAATTGCCGTTTTAGTTTATTTTATGGGTTTATAG
- a CDS encoding FtsK/SpoIIIE family DNA translocase → MFGLFKRKLAIQKRAEIRNANKKYTSDNFDDNYENRNIFFDIAGFLCILFSGILLLSYFSMNMEDLNSGKEIKNLLGIFGAYISAYSFLAFGFSSYIIPAFFMYAGVNIILKNSTDKILVSALSSSILMILLSILLNIFLGNLDFYNKGGMMGEFIGGSLVSLFGKTGAVMIVLSAFLITAIIFAKVSIIDLVNYLIEMFKNVKVIEKKVVDGIKDFEMKNMHHDDSIINNQTSENNSSDNKSYTKDYLPLFYTKEISELELKTVPFIEKVNDFDEKSYREKFLRKNNVSHNFNDNFFNRSSKESKEIDSIVSELKNHRFGGINVNTMESREEDLGLTLAEAVFGRDRANRGHNNVYESSMEREDNFYREYYNDIINKKKNDEIENNKNNIEDNEIFEGLDYNINYLRKSDFKRAAYDDSVNNYAKYNVSEQYIKAKETEHFNDDFIYNYYENDFNTEEEDSFEKLQRLVEENKESKKIKEIKELEYNADIDNIIETINNKKDNIEAEKYQSRNSNNNKKEVFEFAMGYASKRAYNRADHIPNYSNYSYNNSIDTRIDEFDLDEEELYNADNNSDSIEDIRLKTRTINKTDDYEEENNYLNDTYLDSSKNNFNPNINDNNSSENTSETITIIEEKNNDITEDFNDYADKENSDNIFENNTEINNAQKEETAGFINMESQRNVDTLNKPKKVILGTKNIRNMDSERIQSNFDTKYVDKHYKHPPFDLLNRSIPVNDSAMMESIKQTAMQLEHTLLDFNIEAKVTGVSRGPVITRYELEIASGIRVSKISNLTDNIALALASESVRIIAPIPGRSVIGIEIPNKVRNAVFLRDVLESTDFRKSKLDIPFVLGKGIYGNNVISDMSEAPHLLVAGTTGSGKSVCLSTIILSLLYKFRPDELKFIFVDKKRVELSIYNGIPHLMSPVVSDEKKATIVLRYIVDIMEKRYERMERFFVRNVKTYNEKVRQLLKEGETEFNGEPLELFPYIVLVIDELHNLMVVASKEVEDLISRLAGMSRAVGIHLIIATQRPSADVVTGVIKANLPTRIAFQVPNKTNSRIIIDMSGAEQLLGKGDALFCASGSQMPDRVQGAFVSDNEVKKVVDYLSGQMSPMFDESLIAALEGSDADDKNSDEEDILDEELWEDAVQLVARTGKASASFLQRRLKIGYNRAARIVEIMERQGIVGPENGSKPREVLITLDE, encoded by the coding sequence ATGTTTGGATTATTTAAAAGAAAATTAGCAATACAAAAAAGAGCTGAAATAAGAAATGCAAATAAAAAATATACATCAGATAATTTTGATGATAATTATGAAAATAGAAATATATTCTTTGATATAGCAGGATTTTTATGTATTTTATTTTCCGGCATACTTCTTCTATCATATTTTAGTATGAATATGGAAGATTTGAACTCTGGAAAAGAGATTAAAAACTTGCTTGGAATATTTGGAGCTTATATATCTGCTTATTCATTTTTGGCTTTTGGTTTTTCTTCATATATAATACCGGCATTTTTTATGTATGCTGGGGTTAATATTATATTAAAAAATTCTACTGATAAAATATTAGTTTCTGCTTTATCATCATCAATTTTAATGATTTTGCTAAGCATATTATTAAATATATTTTTAGGAAATTTGGATTTTTATAACAAAGGCGGTATGATGGGAGAGTTTATAGGAGGCTCTTTGGTATCATTATTTGGAAAGACTGGTGCTGTTATGATAGTATTGTCTGCATTTTTAATAACAGCTATAATATTTGCCAAAGTTTCTATAATAGATTTGGTTAATTATTTAATAGAGATGTTTAAAAATGTGAAAGTTATAGAGAAAAAAGTTGTTGATGGAATAAAAGATTTTGAAATGAAAAATATGCATCATGATGACAGCATTATTAATAATCAAACTAGTGAAAATAATTCAAGTGATAATAAATCATATACAAAAGACTATCTTCCTTTATTTTATACTAAAGAGATTTCAGAATTAGAATTAAAAACTGTACCTTTTATAGAAAAAGTTAATGATTTTGATGAAAAAAGCTATAGAGAGAAATTTTTACGTAAAAATAATGTTTCTCATAATTTCAATGATAATTTCTTTAATAGATCATCTAAAGAAAGCAAAGAAATAGACAGTATTGTATCAGAGCTAAAAAATCATAGATTCGGCGGAATAAATGTAAATACTATGGAGAGCAGAGAAGAAGATTTGGGATTAACTTTGGCTGAGGCTGTATTTGGAAGAGACAGAGCTAATAGAGGTCATAATAATGTATATGAAAGCAGTATGGAGAGGGAGGATAATTTTTACAGAGAGTATTATAATGATATAATAAATAAAAAAAAAAATGATGAAATAGAAAATAATAAAAATAATATTGAAGATAATGAAATATTTGAGGGACTTGACTATAATATAAATTATTTAAGAAAGTCTGATTTTAAAAGGGCTGCTTATGATGATTCTGTTAATAATTATGCAAAGTATAATGTATCAGAACAGTATATAAAAGCTAAAGAAACAGAACATTTTAATGATGATTTTATTTATAATTATTATGAGAATGATTTTAATACAGAAGAAGAGGATAGTTTTGAAAAACTTCAGAGATTAGTTGAAGAAAATAAAGAAAGTAAAAAAATTAAAGAGATTAAAGAGTTAGAATATAATGCAGATATAGATAATATAATAGAAACTATAAACAATAAAAAAGATAATATTGAAGCAGAAAAATATCAAAGCAGAAATTCTAATAATAATAAAAAAGAGGTATTTGAATTTGCTATGGGCTACGCTTCAAAAAGAGCATATAACAGAGCAGACCATATACCAAATTATAGCAATTATTCGTACAATAATAGTATTGATACAAGAATAGATGAGTTTGATTTGGACGAAGAAGAACTTTATAATGCTGATAATAATTCTGACAGCATAGAAGATATCAGATTAAAAACTAGAACTATAAATAAAACTGATGATTATGAAGAAGAAAATAATTATTTAAATGATACGTATTTAGATTCTTCTAAAAATAATTTTAATCCAAACATTAATGATAATAATTCATCAGAAAATACTTCAGAGACTATTACAATAATAGAAGAAAAAAATAATGATATTACTGAAGACTTTAATGATTATGCTGATAAAGAAAATTCAGATAATATTTTTGAAAATAATACAGAGATAAATAATGCCCAAAAAGAAGAAACTGCTGGTTTCATCAATATGGAATCTCAAAGAAACGTTGATACTTTAAATAAGCCTAAAAAAGTTATACTTGGAACTAAAAATATAAGGAATATGGACAGCGAACGCATACAGTCAAATTTTGATACAAAGTATGTTGATAAGCATTATAAACACCCGCCTTTTGATTTGCTTAATAGATCCATACCTGTTAATGATAGTGCTATGATGGAATCTATAAAACAAACTGCTATGCAGCTTGAGCATACATTATTAGATTTTAATATAGAGGCAAAAGTTACTGGAGTATCAAGAGGTCCTGTTATTACAAGATATGAGCTTGAAATAGCTTCTGGTATAAGAGTGTCAAAAATATCAAATCTTACTGATAATATTGCATTGGCATTAGCTTCTGAAAGTGTAAGGATAATAGCCCCAATACCGGGACGTTCTGTTATAGGAATAGAGATACCTAATAAAGTAAGAAATGCAGTTTTCTTGAGAGATGTATTAGAAAGTACTGATTTCAGAAAGTCTAAACTTGATATACCTTTTGTACTCGGAAAAGGAATATATGGAAATAATGTTATATCTGATATGTCGGAAGCTCCTCACTTACTAGTTGCCGGAACTACTGGTTCTGGTAAAAGTGTTTGTCTTTCTACTATAATACTTTCACTTTTATATAAATTCAGACCTGATGAACTCAAGTTTATATTTGTAGATAAAAAGAGGGTAGAACTTTCTATATATAACGGCATACCGCATTTGATGTCTCCTGTAGTATCTGATGAAAAGAAAGCCACTATAGTATTGAGATATATTGTAGATATAATGGAAAAGAGATATGAGAGAATGGAGAGATTTTTCGTAAGAAATGTTAAGACATATAATGAAAAGGTTAGACAATTATTAAAAGAAGGCGAAACAGAATTTAACGGAGAGCCTTTAGAATTATTTCCATACATAGTTCTTGTTATAGATGAGCTTCATAATTTGATGGTTGTAGCTTCAAAAGAAGTTGAGGATTTGATATCACGTTTGGCTGGAATGAGTAGGGCAGTTGGAATACATTTAATAATAGCAACACAAAGACCTTCTGCTGATGTTGTTACTGGAGTTATAAAAGCAAATCTTCCTACTAGAATAGCATTCCAAGTACCTAACAAAACTAACTCAAGAATTATAATTGATATGTCCGGAGCTGAACAGCTGCTAGGGAAAGGGGACGCTTTATTCTGTGCTTCTGGAAGTCAAATGCCTGATAGGGTACAGGGTGCTTTTGTATCTGATAATGAAGTTAAAAAAGTTGTTGATTATTTATCTGGACAGATGTCTCCTATGTTTGATGAGAGCTTGATTGCTGCTTTAGAGGGAAGCGATGCTGATGATAAAAATTCTGATGAAGAGGATATACTCGATGAAGAGCTTTGGGAGGATGCTGTTCAATTAGTTGCTAGAACTGGTAAGGCTAGTGCTTCATTCTTACAAAGACGTTTAAAAATAGGATATAATAGAGCCGCCAGAATAGTAGAGATAATGGAGCGTCAAGGTATAGTGGGACCAGAAAACGGCAGCAAGCCTAGAGAGGTTTTGATTACTTTAGATGAATGA
- a CDS encoding DUF4261 domain-containing protein yields the protein MNNLIQNNYVIGFILLDDKNFNDFSNQLKKDWNIDINIVSYNNKNTFTIDNINFEYELAHFKVPDKEAEILINYNDIDNTTKEKILNHKSFVSINANSKNISFKDIALTFSKIIYSIIKQNNVSAVLIGEINLLISNNTYLSEMEEYIKNNKYFPTRLWVRVDIFSDNNGNHAFTEGLKNFGKYEIMAYKTVRDAKSIINLLTILSRSIIENNLNLEDGNTMQTDDNYIGMFKFFDNKFIMLEKNFKDINKNQ from the coding sequence ATGAATAACTTAATTCAAAATAATTATGTAATAGGTTTTATTTTATTAGATGATAAAAACTTTAACGACTTCTCAAACCAATTAAAAAAAGATTGGAATATTGATATAAACATAGTATCTTATAATAATAAAAATACATTTACCATCGATAATATTAATTTTGAATATGAACTAGCCCATTTTAAAGTTCCTGACAAAGAAGCTGAAATATTAATAAATTATAATGATATAGATAATACAACAAAAGAAAAAATATTAAATCACAAGTCATTTGTATCTATTAATGCTAATTCAAAAAATATTAGTTTTAAAGATATTGCTTTAACTTTCAGCAAGATAATATATTCTATAATAAAACAAAATAATGTATCAGCTGTCTTAATAGGTGAGATTAATCTGCTTATTTCTAATAATACATATTTATCTGAAATGGAAGAATATATAAAAAATAATAAATACTTTCCTACTCGTTTATGGGTAAGAGTAGATATTTTCTCAGACAATAACGGCAACCATGCATTCACTGAAGGACTTAAAAATTTTGGTAAATATGAGATTATGGCTTATAAAACTGTAAGAGATGCTAAAAGTATAATCAATCTGCTTACAATTTTATCAAGAAGCATTATAGAAAATAATCTTAATCTTGAAGATGGAAACACTATGCAGACAGATGATAATTATATAGGTATGTTTAAATTCTTTGACAATAAATTCATAATGCTTGAGAAAAACTTCAAAGACATAAATAAAAATCAATAG
- a CDS encoding tetratricopeptide repeat protein translates to MVDDLLKLAYEAFDNEDYENAIEYCDKLIFYNGDNEGVYNYRGLAKSNLGKYKEALDDFNTALKLDNNNADIYYNKGVTEYHMGDYDKAIEDYTKSIELDNSIDDVYNNRGLCYSALGDFEKAIEDFTYAIELNNEDSQYYYNRGLAKDNLEDFESALDDYDKAIEINPKYSNAYNNRGNAKAELNYDEEDIIKDYDKAIELDNNNINAHFNKALYYDINENYEQALNIYNQLLEIDEYYIEGYGNRALILYKLNKYDESIKDCDKAIELDSKYWLLYLNRAEIKLEVAKKNIDDFKKLNDEVFEDIKKSYELALEDEDNLNEFNNFVSELANEGFEAAIKFCKEYKLL, encoded by the coding sequence ATGGTAGATGATTTATTAAAATTGGCATATGAAGCATTTGATAATGAGGATTATGAAAACGCTATAGAATATTGTGATAAACTAATATTTTATAATGGAGATAATGAAGGAGTTTATAATTACAGAGGACTTGCCAAAAGCAATTTAGGTAAATATAAAGAGGCATTAGATGATTTTAATACCGCTTTAAAATTGGATAATAATAATGCAGATATATATTATAATAAAGGTGTAACTGAATATCATATGGGTGATTATGATAAAGCCATTGAAGATTACACTAAAAGTATAGAACTTGATAATAGTATTGATGATGTTTATAATAATAGAGGTTTATGTTATTCTGCATTAGGAGATTTTGAAAAGGCTATTGAAGATTTTACCTATGCAATAGAATTAAATAATGAGGATTCACAGTACTATTATAATAGAGGACTTGCAAAAGATAATTTAGAAGATTTTGAAAGTGCATTAGATGATTACGATAAAGCTATTGAAATAAATCCTAAGTACAGCAATGCTTATAATAACAGGGGAAATGCAAAGGCTGAATTGAATTATGATGAAGAAGATATTATAAAAGATTACGATAAAGCTATAGAACTTGATAATAATAATATAAATGCACATTTTAATAAGGCATTATATTACGATATTAATGAAAATTATGAGCAGGCTTTGAATATTTATAATCAATTATTAGAGATAGATGAGTATTATATAGAGGGTTATGGAAACAGGGCTTTAATTTTATATAAGTTAAATAAATATGATGAATCTATTAAAGATTGTGATAAAGCTATTGAATTAGACAGTAAGTATTGGTTATTATATTTAAATAGAGCAGAGATTAAACTTGAAGTTGCTAAGAAAAATATTGATGATTTTAAAAAATTAAATGATGAAGTATTTGAAGATATAAAAAAATCTTATGAGTTAGCTTTAGAAGATGAAGATAATTTGAATGAGTTTAATAATTTTGTATCAGAATTGGCCAATGAAGGATTTGAAGCGGCAATAAAATTCTGTAAGGAATATAAATTATTATGA
- a CDS encoding UDP-N-acetylmuramoyl-tripeptide--D-alanyl-D-alanine ligase produces the protein MGKTSLKNIIKVSKELNSKYSKNIEELDIDKELEISTDSRDSFDSTKLFLAIKGDKFDGNKFALETYNKGCRYFILSDQTINMPDNAKVFYTDDTILFFIKLAREYRRRFNIPIISVTGSCGKTTTKELTHLFLSTKYKALKTEGNFNNEIGVPKTMFNLDTSYEIAVIEAGMNHKNELLRISECIEANTVIINNVEPVHIAHLGSIENIAYAKAELFNHTKENANAVINKNTNCADILKKEAKRNNIKNIIEADIKEIVKKDDNSFEYKGIIFNHNLVGDFNLYNVLSALKAAEIYNIDLKKCADILLNYQSQKNRMQIINIKGCNIINDCYNSNPAALKNMLKYLSQRNESKKIAVIGDMLETETENSSYHKEIGNNINELKNIDTVIAVGEHSKDIYNIVNCEKYYFENAQSAIEKVKDFLKDNTAMLIKASLGMGFAVIIDSIKENK, from the coding sequence ATGGGAAAAACTTCATTAAAAAATATAATAAAAGTAAGTAAAGAATTAAATTCAAAATACTCTAAAAACATTGAAGAATTAGATATAGACAAAGAATTAGAAATATCAACTGACAGCAGAGATAGTTTTGACAGCACCAAATTATTTTTAGCAATAAAAGGAGATAAGTTTGACGGAAATAAATTCGCATTGGAAACATACAATAAAGGCTGCAGATATTTTATTTTAAGTGATCAAACTATAAATATGCCAGATAATGCCAAAGTTTTTTATACTGATGACACAATACTTTTTTTTATAAAACTTGCAAGAGAATATAGAAGAAGATTTAATATACCTATAATATCAGTAACAGGAAGCTGCGGAAAAACTACTACCAAAGAATTAACTCATCTTTTTTTATCTACAAAATATAAAGCATTAAAAACTGAAGGAAATTTTAATAATGAAATAGGAGTACCTAAAACAATGTTTAATTTAGATACTAGTTATGAAATAGCAGTTATTGAAGCTGGAATGAATCATAAAAATGAACTATTAAGAATATCTGAATGTATAGAGGCAAATACAGTTATAATAAATAATGTGGAGCCAGTGCATATTGCTCATCTTGGTTCTATAGAAAATATTGCTTATGCTAAAGCGGAACTTTTTAATCATACTAAAGAAAATGCTAATGCTGTAATAAATAAAAATACTAATTGTGCTGACATATTAAAAAAAGAGGCTAAAAGAAACAATATAAAAAATATAATAGAAGCTGATATAAAAGAGATAGTCAAAAAAGATGATAATAGTTTTGAATATAAAGGAATAATTTTCAATCATAATTTAGTTGGAGATTTTAATTTGTATAATGTACTTTCTGCATTAAAGGCAGCAGAGATTTATAATATAGACTTAAAAAAATGTGCTGATATTTTACTAAATTATCAGTCACAAAAAAACAGAATGCAGATAATTAATATAAAAGGCTGTAACATTATTAATGACTGCTATAATTCTAATCCTGCTGCATTAAAAAATATGCTTAAATATTTATCTCAAAGAAATGAATCAAAAAAAATTGCTGTGATAGGAGATATGCTTGAAACAGAAACTGAAAACTCATCTTATCATAAAGAAATAGGAAATAATATAAATGAATTAAAAAATATTGATACTGTTATAGCAGTTGGAGAGCATTCAAAAGATATTTATAATATTGTTAATTGTGAAAAATATTATTTTGAAAATGCTCAAAGTGCTATAGAAAAAGTAAAAGATTTTTTGAAAGATAATACGGCAATGCTTATAAAGGCTTCATTAGGTATGGGTTTTGCTGTGATAATAGATAGTATAAAAGAGAATAAGTAA